In Sciurus carolinensis chromosome 17, mSciCar1.2, whole genome shotgun sequence, one genomic interval encodes:
- the Lrrc8e gene encoding volume-regulated anion channel subunit LRRC8E isoform X1, with protein MIPVAEFKQFTEQQPAFKVLKPWWDVLAEYLTVAMLMIGVFGCTLQVTQDKIICLPSHEPRENLSEAPCQQLLPRGVSEQMGGLRQLSGLKNNLDLQQYSFINQLCYETALHWYAKYFPYLVVIHTLIFMVCTSFWFKFPGTSSKIEHFISILGKCFDSPWTTRALSEVSGENHKGPAAGRATAIVVTTAGTGTGKTSEGEKEKVLAEPEKVVTEPPAVTLLDKKEGEQAKALFEKVKKFRVHVEEGDILYTMYIRQTVLKVCKFLAILVYNLVYVEKISFLVACRVETSEVTGYASFCCNHTKAHLFSKLAFCYISFVCVYGITCLYTLYWLFHRPLKEYSFRSVREETGMNDIPDVKNDFAFMLHLIDQYDSLYSKRFAVFLSEVSESRLKQLNLNHEWTPEKLRQKLQRNAGGRLELALCMLPGLPDTVFELSEVEALRLEAICDITFPPGLSQLVHLQELSLLHSPARLPFSSQVFLRDRLKVIRVKCEELREVPLWVFGLRGLEELHLEGLFPPELARAATLESLRELKQLKVLSLRSNAGKVPASVTDVAGHLQRLSLHNDGARLLALNSLKKLVVLRELELVACGLERIPHAVFSLGALQELDLKDNHLRSIEEILSFQHCRKLVTLRLWHNQIAYIPEHVRKLRGLEQLYLSHNKLETLPTQLGLCFGLRLLDVSHNGLRSLPPELGLLQNLQHLALSYNALEALPEELFFCRKLRTLLLGYNHLSHLSPHIAALRALSRLELKGNRLEALPEELGNCTGLKKGGLLVEDTLYEGLPTEVRERMEEE; from the exons ATGATCCCGGTGGCCGAGTTCAAGCAATTCACCGAACAGCAGCCTGCGTTCAAGGTGCTCAAACCCTGGTGGGACGTGCTGGCTGAGTACCTCACTGTGGCGATGCTCATGATTGGGGTCTTCGGCTGCACCCTCCAG GTGACGCAGGACAAGATCATCTGTCTGCCCAGTCATGAACCCCGGGAGAACCTCTCAGAGGCTCCCTGCCAGCAACTGTTGCCTCGGGGGGTCTCTGAGCAGATGGGGGGTCTCCGGCAGCTCAGTGGGCTCAAGAACAACCTGGACCTGCAGCAGTACAGCTTCATTAACCAGCTCTGCTACGAGACCGCGCTGCACTGGTACGCCAAGTACTTTCCCTACCTCGTGGTTATTCACACACTCATCTTCATGGTCTGCACCAGCTTCTGGTTCAAGTTCCCTGGCACCAGCTCCAAGATCGAACACTTCATCTCCATCCTGGGCAAGTGTTTTGATTCACCATGGACCACGCGGGCCTTGTCTGAGGTCTCCGGGGAGAACCACAAGGGCCCCGCTGCTGGACGGGCCACAGCAATTGTGGTGACCAcagcagggacagggacagggaagacaagtgagggagagaaggaaaaggtgcTGGCAGAGCCCGAGAAGGTGGTGACTGAACCTCCTGCTGTCACCCTGCTGGACAAAAAGGAGGGCGAGCAGGCAAAAGCCCTGTTTGAGAAGGTCAAGAAGTTCCGTGTGCATGTGGAAGAGGGAGACATCCTCTACACCATGTACATCCGGCAGACGGTGCTCAAAGTATGCAAGTTCTTAGCCATCCTGGTTTACAACCTGGTGTACGTGGAGAAGATCAGCTTCCTGGTGGCCTGCCGGGTGGAGACCTCGGAAGTCACCGGGTATGCCAGCTTCTGCTGCAACCACACCAAGGCTCACCTCTTCTCCAAGCTGGCCTTCTGCTACATCTCCTTCGTGTGCGTCTACGGAATTACCTGCCTGTACACCCTCTACTGGCTGTTCCACCGGCCCCTCAAAGAGTACTCCTTCCGTTCCGTGCGGGAGGAGACAGGCATGAACGACATCCCCGACGTCAAAAACGACTTCGCCTTCATGCTGCACCTCATAGACCAGTATGACTCCCTCTACTCCAAGCGCTTCGCTGTCTTCCTCTCCGAGGTCAGCGAAAGCCGCCTGAAGCAACTCAACCTCAACCACGAGTGGACTCCTGAGAAGCTTCGGCAGAAGCTGCAGCGCAACGCGGGGGGCCGGCTGGAGCTGGCCCTCTGCATGCTCCCTGGACTGCCCGACACCGTCTTTGAGCTCAGCGAGGTGGAAGCGCTCCGGCTGGAGGCCATCTGTGACATCACCTTCCCCCCGGGCCTCTCGCAGCTGGTTCACCTCCAGGAGCTCAGCTTGCTCCACTCGCCGGCCCGCCTGCCCTTCTCCTCACAGGTCTTCCTGCGGGACCGCCTGAAGGTGATCCGTGTCAAGTGCGAGGAGCTCCGCGAGGTGCCCCTCTGGGTGTTTGGGCTGCGTGGCTTGGAGGAGCTGCACCTGGAGGGGCTGTTTCCCCCAGAGCTGGCCCGGGCCGCCACCCTCGAGAGCCTCCGGGAGCTCAAGCAGCTCAAAGTGCTGTCCCTGCGCAGCAATGCCGGGAAGGTGCCCGCCAGTGTGACCGATGTTGCGGGGCACCTGCAGCGACTCAGTCTACATAACGACGGGGCCCGCTTGCTTGCCCTCAACAGCCTCAAGAAGCTGGTGGTACTGCGGGAGCTGGAGTTGGTGGCCTGCGGGCTGGAGCGCATCCCCCATGCGGTCTTCAGTCTAGGAGCACTGCAGGAACTGGACCTCAAAGACAATCACCTGCGGTCCATCGAGGAGATCCTTAGCTTCCAGCACTGTCGGAAGCTGGTCACACTCAGGCTGTGGCACAACCAGATTGCCTATATCCCCGAGCATGTGCGGAAGCTCAGGGGCCTTGAGCAGCTCTATCTCAGCCACAACAAGCTCGAGACCCTGCCCACCCAGCTCGGCCTCTGCTTTGGCCTCCGTTTGTTGGATGTGTCCCACAATGGGCTGCGTTCCCTGCCGCCCGAGTTGGGTCTCCTCCAGAACCTGCAGCACCTGGCTCTCTCCTACAATGCCCTTGAGGCCTTGCCGGAGGAGCTGTTCTTCTGCCGAAAGCTGCGCACGTTGCTTCTGGGTTACAACCACCTGAGCCACCTCTCTCCCCACATTGCTGCCCTCCGGGCCCTCAGCCGCCTGGAGCTGAAGGGCAACCGTTTGGAAGCACTGCCAGAAGAACTTGGCAACTGCACGGGGCTCAAGAAGGGAGGACTACTGGTGGAGGACACCCTTTACGAGGGGCTGCCTACCGAGGTGCGAGAGAGGATGGAGGAGGAATGA
- the Lrrc8e gene encoding volume-regulated anion channel subunit LRRC8E isoform X2 produces MGGLRQLSGLKNNLDLQQYSFINQLCYETALHWYAKYFPYLVVIHTLIFMVCTSFWFKFPGTSSKIEHFISILGKCFDSPWTTRALSEVSGENHKGPAAGRATAIVVTTAGTGTGKTSEGEKEKVLAEPEKVVTEPPAVTLLDKKEGEQAKALFEKVKKFRVHVEEGDILYTMYIRQTVLKVCKFLAILVYNLVYVEKISFLVACRVETSEVTGYASFCCNHTKAHLFSKLAFCYISFVCVYGITCLYTLYWLFHRPLKEYSFRSVREETGMNDIPDVKNDFAFMLHLIDQYDSLYSKRFAVFLSEVSESRLKQLNLNHEWTPEKLRQKLQRNAGGRLELALCMLPGLPDTVFELSEVEALRLEAICDITFPPGLSQLVHLQELSLLHSPARLPFSSQVFLRDRLKVIRVKCEELREVPLWVFGLRGLEELHLEGLFPPELARAATLESLRELKQLKVLSLRSNAGKVPASVTDVAGHLQRLSLHNDGARLLALNSLKKLVVLRELELVACGLERIPHAVFSLGALQELDLKDNHLRSIEEILSFQHCRKLVTLRLWHNQIAYIPEHVRKLRGLEQLYLSHNKLETLPTQLGLCFGLRLLDVSHNGLRSLPPELGLLQNLQHLALSYNALEALPEELFFCRKLRTLLLGYNHLSHLSPHIAALRALSRLELKGNRLEALPEELGNCTGLKKGGLLVEDTLYEGLPTEVRERMEEE; encoded by the coding sequence ATGGGGGGTCTCCGGCAGCTCAGTGGGCTCAAGAACAACCTGGACCTGCAGCAGTACAGCTTCATTAACCAGCTCTGCTACGAGACCGCGCTGCACTGGTACGCCAAGTACTTTCCCTACCTCGTGGTTATTCACACACTCATCTTCATGGTCTGCACCAGCTTCTGGTTCAAGTTCCCTGGCACCAGCTCCAAGATCGAACACTTCATCTCCATCCTGGGCAAGTGTTTTGATTCACCATGGACCACGCGGGCCTTGTCTGAGGTCTCCGGGGAGAACCACAAGGGCCCCGCTGCTGGACGGGCCACAGCAATTGTGGTGACCAcagcagggacagggacagggaagacaagtgagggagagaaggaaaaggtgcTGGCAGAGCCCGAGAAGGTGGTGACTGAACCTCCTGCTGTCACCCTGCTGGACAAAAAGGAGGGCGAGCAGGCAAAAGCCCTGTTTGAGAAGGTCAAGAAGTTCCGTGTGCATGTGGAAGAGGGAGACATCCTCTACACCATGTACATCCGGCAGACGGTGCTCAAAGTATGCAAGTTCTTAGCCATCCTGGTTTACAACCTGGTGTACGTGGAGAAGATCAGCTTCCTGGTGGCCTGCCGGGTGGAGACCTCGGAAGTCACCGGGTATGCCAGCTTCTGCTGCAACCACACCAAGGCTCACCTCTTCTCCAAGCTGGCCTTCTGCTACATCTCCTTCGTGTGCGTCTACGGAATTACCTGCCTGTACACCCTCTACTGGCTGTTCCACCGGCCCCTCAAAGAGTACTCCTTCCGTTCCGTGCGGGAGGAGACAGGCATGAACGACATCCCCGACGTCAAAAACGACTTCGCCTTCATGCTGCACCTCATAGACCAGTATGACTCCCTCTACTCCAAGCGCTTCGCTGTCTTCCTCTCCGAGGTCAGCGAAAGCCGCCTGAAGCAACTCAACCTCAACCACGAGTGGACTCCTGAGAAGCTTCGGCAGAAGCTGCAGCGCAACGCGGGGGGCCGGCTGGAGCTGGCCCTCTGCATGCTCCCTGGACTGCCCGACACCGTCTTTGAGCTCAGCGAGGTGGAAGCGCTCCGGCTGGAGGCCATCTGTGACATCACCTTCCCCCCGGGCCTCTCGCAGCTGGTTCACCTCCAGGAGCTCAGCTTGCTCCACTCGCCGGCCCGCCTGCCCTTCTCCTCACAGGTCTTCCTGCGGGACCGCCTGAAGGTGATCCGTGTCAAGTGCGAGGAGCTCCGCGAGGTGCCCCTCTGGGTGTTTGGGCTGCGTGGCTTGGAGGAGCTGCACCTGGAGGGGCTGTTTCCCCCAGAGCTGGCCCGGGCCGCCACCCTCGAGAGCCTCCGGGAGCTCAAGCAGCTCAAAGTGCTGTCCCTGCGCAGCAATGCCGGGAAGGTGCCCGCCAGTGTGACCGATGTTGCGGGGCACCTGCAGCGACTCAGTCTACATAACGACGGGGCCCGCTTGCTTGCCCTCAACAGCCTCAAGAAGCTGGTGGTACTGCGGGAGCTGGAGTTGGTGGCCTGCGGGCTGGAGCGCATCCCCCATGCGGTCTTCAGTCTAGGAGCACTGCAGGAACTGGACCTCAAAGACAATCACCTGCGGTCCATCGAGGAGATCCTTAGCTTCCAGCACTGTCGGAAGCTGGTCACACTCAGGCTGTGGCACAACCAGATTGCCTATATCCCCGAGCATGTGCGGAAGCTCAGGGGCCTTGAGCAGCTCTATCTCAGCCACAACAAGCTCGAGACCCTGCCCACCCAGCTCGGCCTCTGCTTTGGCCTCCGTTTGTTGGATGTGTCCCACAATGGGCTGCGTTCCCTGCCGCCCGAGTTGGGTCTCCTCCAGAACCTGCAGCACCTGGCTCTCTCCTACAATGCCCTTGAGGCCTTGCCGGAGGAGCTGTTCTTCTGCCGAAAGCTGCGCACGTTGCTTCTGGGTTACAACCACCTGAGCCACCTCTCTCCCCACATTGCTGCCCTCCGGGCCCTCAGCCGCCTGGAGCTGAAGGGCAACCGTTTGGAAGCACTGCCAGAAGAACTTGGCAACTGCACGGGGCTCAAGAAGGGAGGACTACTGGTGGAGGACACCCTTTACGAGGGGCTGCCTACCGAGGTGCGAGAGAGGATGGAGGAGGAATGA
- the Map2k7 gene encoding dual specificity mitogen-activated protein kinase kinase 7 isoform X2 — MAASSLEQKLSRLEAKLKQENREARRRIDLNLDISPQRPRPTLQLPLANDGGSRSPSSESSPQHPTPPARPRHMLGLPSTLFTPRSMESIEIDQKLQEIMKQTGYLTIGGQRYQAEINDLENLGEMGSGTCGQVWKMRFRKTGHIIAVKQMRRSGNKEENKRILMDLDVVLKSHDCPYIVQCFGTFITNTDVFIAMELMGTCAEKLKKRMQGPIPERILGKMTVAIVKALYYLKEKHGVIHRDVKPSNILLDERGQIKLCDFGISGRLVDSKAKTRSAGCAAYMAPERIDPPDPTKPDYDIRADVWSLGISLVELATGQFPYKNCKTDFEVLTKVLQEEPPLLPSHMGFSGDFQSFVKDCLTKDHRKRPKYNKLLEHNFIKRYETLEVDVASWFKDVMAKTESPRTSGVLSQHHLPFFR; from the exons ATGGCGGCGTCCTCCCTGGAGCAAAAGCTGTCCCGCCTAGAAgcaaagctgaagcaggagaaccGCGAGGCCCGGAGGAGGATCGACCTCAACCTGGATATCAGCCCCCAGCGGCCCAGGCCCA CCCTGCAGCTTCCGCTGGCCAACGATGGGGGCAGCCGCTCACCGTCCTCAGAGAGCTCCCCACAGCACCCCACACCCCCGGCCCGGCCCCGCCACATGCTGGGGCTCCCATCGACCTTGTTCACACCACGAAGCATGGAGAG CATCGAGATCGACCAGAAGCTGCAGGAGATCATGAAGCAGACAGGCTACCTGACCATCGGGGGACAG CGCTACCAGGCAGAGATCAACGACCTAGAAAACCTGGGTGAGATGGGCAGTGGCACCTGCGGCCAGGTGTGGAAGATGCGTTTCCGGAAGACGGGCCACATCATTGCTGTCAAG CAAATGCGGCGATCGGGAAACAAGGAGGAGAACAAGCGCATCCTCATGGACCTGGATGTGGTGCTCAAGAGCCACGACTGCCCCTACATCGTGCAGTGCTTCGGCACCTTCATCACCAAT ACAGATGTCTTCATCGCCATGGAGCTCATGGGCACGTGTGCCGAGAAGCTTAAGAAGCGGATGCAGGGCCCCATCCCTGAGCGGATCCTGGGCAAAATGACAGTGGCG ATCGTGAAGGCACTATACTACCTGAAGGAGAAGCATGGAGTGATCCACCGAGACGTCAAGCCCTCAAACATCCTGCTGGATGAACGGGGCCAGATTAAGCTCTGTGACTTCGGCATCAGCGGTCGCCTGGTCGACTCCAAGGCCAAAACGCGGAGTGCCGGCTGTGCTGCCTACATGGCG CCTGAGCGCATTGACCCCCCAGACCCCACCAAGCCTGACTACGACATCCGTGCGGATGTGTGGAGCCTGGGCATCTCGCTG GTGGAGCTGGCTACCGGACAGTTCCCATACAAGAATTGCAAGACGGACTTTGAGGTCCTCACCAAAGTCCTACAGGAAGAGCCCCCACTCCTGCCGAGTCACATGGGCTTCTCGGGGGACTTTCAGTCCTTCGTCAAAGACTG cctTACTAAAGATCACAGGAAGAGACCAAAGTATAATAAGCTACTT GAACACAACTTCATCAAGCGCTATGAGACGCTCGAGGTGGACGTGGCATCCTGGTTCAAGGATGTCATGGCAAAGACGGAGTCACCTCGGACTAGTGGAGTCCTCAGCCAACACCACCTGCCCTTCTTCAGGTAG
- the Map2k7 gene encoding dual specificity mitogen-activated protein kinase kinase 7 isoform X1 yields MAASSLEQKLSRLEAKLKQENREARRRIDLNLDISPQRPRPIIVITLSPAPAPSQRAALQLPLANDGGSRSPSSESSPQHPTPPARPRHMLGLPSTLFTPRSMESIEIDQKLQEIMKQTGYLTIGGQRYQAEINDLENLGEMGSGTCGQVWKMRFRKTGHIIAVKQMRRSGNKEENKRILMDLDVVLKSHDCPYIVQCFGTFITNTDVFIAMELMGTCAEKLKKRMQGPIPERILGKMTVAIVKALYYLKEKHGVIHRDVKPSNILLDERGQIKLCDFGISGRLVDSKAKTRSAGCAAYMAPERIDPPDPTKPDYDIRADVWSLGISLVELATGQFPYKNCKTDFEVLTKVLQEEPPLLPSHMGFSGDFQSFVKDCLTKDHRKRPKYNKLLEHNFIKRYETLEVDVASWFKDVMAKTESPRTSGVLSQHHLPFFR; encoded by the exons ATGGCGGCGTCCTCCCTGGAGCAAAAGCTGTCCCGCCTAGAAgcaaagctgaagcaggagaaccGCGAGGCCCGGAGGAGGATCGACCTCAACCTGGATATCAGCCCCCAGCGGCCCAGGCCCA TTATTGTGATCACTCTAAGCCCTGCTCCTGCCCCGTCCCAGCGAGCAG CCCTGCAGCTTCCGCTGGCCAACGATGGGGGCAGCCGCTCACCGTCCTCAGAGAGCTCCCCACAGCACCCCACACCCCCGGCCCGGCCCCGCCACATGCTGGGGCTCCCATCGACCTTGTTCACACCACGAAGCATGGAGAG CATCGAGATCGACCAGAAGCTGCAGGAGATCATGAAGCAGACAGGCTACCTGACCATCGGGGGACAG CGCTACCAGGCAGAGATCAACGACCTAGAAAACCTGGGTGAGATGGGCAGTGGCACCTGCGGCCAGGTGTGGAAGATGCGTTTCCGGAAGACGGGCCACATCATTGCTGTCAAG CAAATGCGGCGATCGGGAAACAAGGAGGAGAACAAGCGCATCCTCATGGACCTGGATGTGGTGCTCAAGAGCCACGACTGCCCCTACATCGTGCAGTGCTTCGGCACCTTCATCACCAAT ACAGATGTCTTCATCGCCATGGAGCTCATGGGCACGTGTGCCGAGAAGCTTAAGAAGCGGATGCAGGGCCCCATCCCTGAGCGGATCCTGGGCAAAATGACAGTGGCG ATCGTGAAGGCACTATACTACCTGAAGGAGAAGCATGGAGTGATCCACCGAGACGTCAAGCCCTCAAACATCCTGCTGGATGAACGGGGCCAGATTAAGCTCTGTGACTTCGGCATCAGCGGTCGCCTGGTCGACTCCAAGGCCAAAACGCGGAGTGCCGGCTGTGCTGCCTACATGGCG CCTGAGCGCATTGACCCCCCAGACCCCACCAAGCCTGACTACGACATCCGTGCGGATGTGTGGAGCCTGGGCATCTCGCTG GTGGAGCTGGCTACCGGACAGTTCCCATACAAGAATTGCAAGACGGACTTTGAGGTCCTCACCAAAGTCCTACAGGAAGAGCCCCCACTCCTGCCGAGTCACATGGGCTTCTCGGGGGACTTTCAGTCCTTCGTCAAAGACTG cctTACTAAAGATCACAGGAAGAGACCAAAGTATAATAAGCTACTT GAACACAACTTCATCAAGCGCTATGAGACGCTCGAGGTGGACGTGGCATCCTGGTTCAAGGATGTCATGGCAAAGACGGAGTCACCTCGGACTAGTGGAGTCCTCAGCCAACACCACCTGCCCTTCTTCAGGTAG
- the Tgfbr3l gene encoding transforming growth factor-beta receptor type 3-like protein: MGLIPLPTLQLEKKVSPGAHNSAPGLDGWAVMYRGSLGGCLGNYPLSESLEESDTTVSRGPFPKESASFLLCAALSPLPPAPPLPGAPGSWLRRPLFSLELSDAEDAFPRRAGPLEVPADSRVFVQAALARPSPRWGLALHRCSVTPSSRPTSGPALVLLSGGCPSDASVAFPPPSHPDATRPARFSFRLRPVFNASVQFLHCQLSRCRLRGVRRTREALTSPPKLRCLHQDEACAGVGSGSGESLGADGPHLHTLTQPIVVTVPRPPPRPPKSLPGRAVLPQPPAQAPGALEPAPVVALVLAAFVLGAALAAGLGLVCAHSAPPLPGQPTRASPSGPQPRRPQ, from the exons ATGGGGCTG ATTCCTTTGCCCACTCTGCAGTTGGAGAAAAAGGTCTCCCCAGGGGCACACAACTCTGCGCCCGGCCTTGACGGCTGGGCTGTCATGTACCGGGGCTCACTAGGGGGCTGTCTTGGTAACTACCCGCTTTCGGAGAGCTTAGAGGAATCCGACACCACAGTCTCGCGCGGGCCTTTTCCAAAGGAG AGTGCGTCCTTCCTCCTCTGCGCTGCTCTTTCCCCGCTCCCGCCAGCGCCCCCGTTACCCGGGGCGCCGGGCTCCTGGCTGCGCAGGCCCCTTTTCAGTCTGGAGCTGTCTGACGCCGAGGACGCCTTCCCGCGCCGCGCGGGGCCGCTCGAGGTCCCCGCAGATAGCCGCGTGTTCGTGCAG GCGGCCCTGGCCCGACCCTCCCCGCGCTGGGGCCTGGCCCTGCACCGCTGCTCAGTAACGCCGTCCTCGCGCCCGACCTCCGGGCCCGCCCTGGTGCTGCTGAGCGGGGGTTGCCCCTCTGACGCCTCCGTAGCCTTCCCGCCACCATCGCATCCCGACGCAACCCGCCCCGCACGCTTCAGCTTCCGGCTGCGCCCAGTCTTCAACGCCTCCGTGCAGTTCTTGCATTGCCAGCTGAGCCGCTGCCGCCTCCGGGGAGTCCGCCGGACGCGCGAGGCTCTGACCTCGCCGCCAAAACTGCGG TGTCTGCATCAGGATGAGGCGTGCGCGGGCGTTGGCAGCGGCAGCGGCGAGAGCCTGGGTGCAGACGGACCCCACCTGCACACCCTGACGCAGCCAATCGTGGTCACAGTGCCGCGGCCGCCCCCTA GGCCGCCCAAGAGCCTCCCTGGCAGGGCCGTGCTCCCCCAGCCGCCCGCGCAGGCCCCCGGGGCCCTGGAGCCCGCGCCGGTGGTGGCGCTGGTGTTGGCAGCTTTCGTGCTGGGCGCCGCCCTGGCCGCCGGGCTCGGTCTCGTCTGCGCACACTCAG CGCCCCCACTCCCTGGCCAGCCGACGAGAGCTTCGCCCAGCGGTCCTCAGCCCCGGAGGCCCCAGTGA